The genome window CGTCGGCCTCGCGGGTGGCCTCGCTGATCTGGTCGCGGAAGCGGCGCTCCTCCCGGGCCACGACCGCCTCGAGCAGCACGTCCTTGGACGGGAAGTAGCGGTAGAGGGTCTGGCGGGAGAGGTGGGCGCGCTTGGCCACGTCGGCGAGGGACAGCCGGGTGATGCCGTAGACGGCCACGGCGTCGTAGGCCGCGTCGACGATCTGCTGCTCCGTACCGGTCTCGTCCATTTGGAAAGATGTTACACCATGTGTAAACCTGTTAAGATAACGATCACGTCGCACGGAGGTCACGAGGGGCTGACCTCCACGTGAAGGCCGGGCAGCCGCCCGGAGGGGAAGGGGACCATGGCTCTGCTCACCAGGAACGGCACCGCAGCGACGATGCCCAGCGAGCCACCGACGGCGTCGGGGGTGATCTCGCTGCGCGGGGTCACGAAGTCGTTCGGCTCACACACCGTGCTCGAGGACATCAGCTTCGACGTCCCGCGCGGCGAGATCAGCGCCATCATGGGCCCGTCCGGCACCGGCAAGTCCGTGCTGCTCAAGAACATCATCGGCCTGCTGCGCCCCGAGCGCGGCGAGATCTTCGTCGACGGCGAGCAGATCGTGGGCATGCGGGAGAAGGACCTGATGCGGGTCCGCCGCAAGATGGGCGTGCTCTTCCAGGACGGCGCCCTGTTCGGGTCGCTGGACCTGTTCGACAACATCGCCTTCCCGCTGCGTGAGCACACGCACAAGACGGAGAAGGAGATCCGCGAGATCACCCTGGCCAAGGCCAGCCTCGTCGGCCTGCTCGACCACATGAAGAAGTTCCCCGGCGAGGTGTCGGGCGGCATGAAGAAGCGGGCCGGCCTGGCCCGGGCCCTGTCGATGGACCCCGAGATCGTGCTGTTCGACGAGCCCGACTCCGGGCTCGACCCCGTCCGCGTGAGCTACCTCGACGAGTTGGTGAAGAAGACCCAGGAGGAGACCGGGGCCACCTTCTTCATCATCACCCACAACATCCCGTCGGCCATGCGCACCGCCGACCACATCGGTGTGCTGTTCCGCTCGGGGCTCGTGCGCTTCGCACCGAAGGCGGAGATGCTGGCGAGTGACGACCCGATCATCCAGCAGTTCCTCGCCGGCCGGGCCTTCGGCCCGATCGGCATGGACGAGCTGGCCACCGAGGAGACCGACGTCGAGAAGGAGCTGGTGGCCCGTGCCCAGGCCCGCTCGGCGGCCGGCGAGGACCACGTGCCGGTCTGATGGCCACCACCTCGATCCCGCTCGCCGGCAAGGCCCACTCCCTCCTGCGGGAGACGGGCACCATGGCGTCCGTCGGGCTCGAGGCCACGCGCAAGGTCTTCAGCCGGCCGTGGCCGCTGGCCGAGTTCCTCGACCAGCTCTGGTTCCTCGCCAAGGTCACCACGGTCCCGGTGATCCTCATCTCCATCCCCTTCGGGATGGTCATCTCGCTCCAGGTCGGCGCCCTCATCCGCCAGTTGGGAGCCGAGGCCCACCTCGGCTCGGCCCTCGTCCTCGCCGTCGTGCGCGAGCAGGCGCCCATCGCCACCGCGCTGATGATCGCCGGCGCCGGAGGCTCGGCGATGTGCGCCGACCTGGGGGCGAGGCGCATCCGGGACGAGATCTCAGCCATGGAGGTGATGGGCGTCAACCCCATCCAGCGCCTCGTGATGCCGCGCATCCTCGCCGCCACGGTGCTCGCCGTACTGCTCGACGCGGTGGTCAGCGCGGCAGGGATCGCCGGGGGCTGGTTCTTCGGGGTGCGGGTGAACGGCGTCAGCTCGAGCAGCTTCTTCGCCTCCTTCAACGAGCTGAGCCAGCTCGCCGACCTCTGGATGGCCCTCGTCAAGGCCGCCTGCTTCGGCTTCATCGCCGGGACGGTCGCTTGCTACAAGGGCCTGTACGCCAAGGGCGGGCCGAAGGGCGTCGGCGACGCGGTGAACCAGGCGGTGGTCATCACCTTCGTCCTGTTGTTCTTCGTCAACTTCGTGCTGACCGTCGTGTACTTCAACTTCGTCCCGCAGAAGGTCTGATGGCCCGCCCGTCCGCGACCCCGCCGAGCACCGCGAAGAGCAGCGCCACCGTGGACTGGCTCGGCCGTCCCGTCGGCCGGGCGCTGGAGCCCTGGAGCCAGCTCTTCGACCAGCTGCGGTTCTACGTGATGATCCTGCGCCGGCTCCCGTCGGCGCTGCGGTACCGCAAGGAGATCATCGCCCTGATCTCCGACATCACCATCGGTGCCGGGGCCCTCGTGGTCGGCGGCGGGATGTTCTTCGTGATCTTCTCGATGTCGTTCTTCACCGGCACCGAGGTGGGCCTCCAGGGGTTCAAGGGCCTCCAGCAGATCGGGGCGGAGGCCTTCACCGGGGTCGTGTCGTCGGTGGCCAACACCCGCGAGATCACGCCCCTCATCGCCGGTGTCGCCCTCGCCGCCCAGGTGGGGGCCGGCTTCACCGCCCAGCTGGGTGCGATGCGCATCTCCGACGAGGTGGACGCCCTCGAGGTGATGGGCGTGGACAGCGTCGTGTACCTCGTGTGCACCCGGGTGTGGGCCGCCCTGATCACCATGGTCCCGCTGTACCTCGCCGCGCTCTTCGCCAGCTTCCTCGCCACCGAGCTCGTGGTGACGCAGTTCTTCACCCTCTCGCCGGGCGTGTACCGGCACTACTTCAACCTGTTCCTGCCGCCGATCGACATCCTCGGGTCCTTCGCCAAGGCGATGTTGTTCGCCGTCGTCGTGACCCTCGTCCACTGCTTCTACGGCTACTACGCGAGCGGTGGGCCGGCGGGTGTGGGGCAGGCCGCGGGTCGGGCCATCCGCGTCTCGATCATCGCCGTGGTGGTCCTCAACCTGATCCTGTCGCTGATCTTCTGGGGCGGGTCGGACACCGCGAGGATCGTCGGGTGACGGGCGCGCCCCGGAGCCGTGGGTCGCGGGCGCTCGTGGCGCTGGGCGTCACCGCGGTGTTCGCCCTGCTCGTCACCACCGCGGTCCGGTGGGCCTACGGCGCCTACGACGACGGCTACCAGCTGGTCGGGACGTTCGAGCACGCCGGCCAGGGGCTGATCCCGGGCTCCGACGTGAAGTACCGCGGCGTGAACGTGGGCGAGGTGGACTCGATCACCCTCGTCGACCGCCAGGCCGAGATCCGCTTCACCCTCGACCCCGACTTCCGGCTGCCCGAGGGCGCTGAGATCGTGGTGCGCCCGAAGACGATCTTCGGTGAGAAGTTCCTCGACATCACCTTCCCCGAGGGATCCGACGGGCCCTTCCTCGAGGACGGCGACGTGGTCACCAACACCGGGGCGGCCACCGAGGTCGAGGACCTCTTCGCCGCCGCGCAGCCCCTGCTCGAGGCCCTCGACGAGCAGGAGCTGGCCGAGCTGATCGCCTCGCTGTCGCGCACCGCCGACGGGCTCGGCGACGACATCGCCGCCGGGTGGGAGAGCGGGGCGGCGGCGACGGCGATGTTCAACGAGACACTCGATGCGCAGCTGACGGCCCTGGGCTCCGCCGCCGACTTCCAGGCGTCGATCCGCACCATCGGCGGCGATCTGAACGACATCGCGGCGCACAACAACCTGGCCCTGCCGGCGTTCAACCGCGCCCGAGCCGACTTCGAGCGGGCACTGGCGTCGCTGCGTGACTTCGGCGACCACTTCGCCGATCTGGTGCAGGCCACCCGCCCCGACATCGACCGGATCCTGGTGTCCGGCGACAACGTCGTGCGGGTGCTGGTCGCCCACGAGGACGACATCTCGGACGTGGTCGAGGGCCTGGCCAACTACGTGATGGCCTTCGGCGGGGGCCTGTCCGCCGAGCGCCTGCCGGACGGGTCGGGCTTCGCCTACTTCAAGAACTTCGTGTACCTCGACGCCATCTCGGACGTGCTCTGCACCGCGCTGGCCGAGACCCCGGCGCAGTTCAGCGCCTTCCGCGACGCCGTCCTCGCCCTCGGCGGGCCGATCGACTGCTCGGGCTACTTCTCGTCGACCGGCAGCCCGCTGCCACCGCTCATCCCGGAGGGTGAGCGACCGGCCGCCGCCCAGCAGCTCTCCGACGACCTGTACTCCCTGGCCAGCGTGCGCGACCAGAGCGCCCCCGTGCCGGTCGACACCCTGGTCGACCGCGTCCTCGCCGCCGCCGGGATTCCCACCGAGGGGAGCGGGCGGCCGTGAGGCTCCTCGGACGGCTGAAGCGGGCGCTGCGCGCCGAAGGCGGGGTGATCGCGAAGCTCGCGGTCTACACCCTGGCCTGCCTGCTCGTGCTCGGGTGGCTGATCGGTCGGGTCGGCAACGTCCACTGGTTCGCCGACCGCACGGAGTACCAGGCCGAGCTCGACGACGTGACCGGCCTCGTCGTCAACGACGAGGTGAAGATCGCCGGCGTCGAGGTCGGCAAAGTCACCGACATCGACATCGACCGCGGCCGTGCCGTGGTCACCTTCAGCGTCGACTCCGACGTCGTGCTGCGGGACTCCACCCAGGTCGGGGTGCGGTGGCGCAACGTGCTCGGCCAGAAGTACCTGTACCTGTACCCGGGCGAGGAAGGCGAGGCCCTCGAGTCGGGCGGGCGCCTGCCCCTCGACCAGTCCGTCGACTCCGCCGACGTGGGCGAATTCCTCAACGCCGTGGGCCCGGTGC of Acidimicrobiales bacterium contains these proteins:
- a CDS encoding ABC transporter permease translates to MATTSIPLAGKAHSLLRETGTMASVGLEATRKVFSRPWPLAEFLDQLWFLAKVTTVPVILISIPFGMVISLQVGALIRQLGAEAHLGSALVLAVVREQAPIATALMIAGAGGSAMCADLGARRIRDEISAMEVMGVNPIQRLVMPRILAATVLAVLLDAVVSAAGIAGGWFFGVRVNGVSSSSFFASFNELSQLADLWMALVKAACFGFIAGTVACYKGLYAKGGPKGVGDAVNQAVVITFVLLFFVNFVLTVVYFNFVPQKV
- a CDS encoding ABC transporter ATP-binding protein, with product MALLTRNGTAATMPSEPPTASGVISLRGVTKSFGSHTVLEDISFDVPRGEISAIMGPSGTGKSVLLKNIIGLLRPERGEIFVDGEQIVGMREKDLMRVRRKMGVLFQDGALFGSLDLFDNIAFPLREHTHKTEKEIREITLAKASLVGLLDHMKKFPGEVSGGMKKRAGLARALSMDPEIVLFDEPDSGLDPVRVSYLDELVKKTQEETGATFFIITHNIPSAMRTADHIGVLFRSGLVRFAPKAEMLASDDPIIQQFLAGRAFGPIGMDELATEETDVEKELVARAQARSAAGEDHVPV
- a CDS encoding ABC transporter permease, which codes for MARPSATPPSTAKSSATVDWLGRPVGRALEPWSQLFDQLRFYVMILRRLPSALRYRKEIIALISDITIGAGALVVGGGMFFVIFSMSFFTGTEVGLQGFKGLQQIGAEAFTGVVSSVANTREITPLIAGVALAAQVGAGFTAQLGAMRISDEVDALEVMGVDSVVYLVCTRVWAALITMVPLYLAALFASFLATELVVTQFFTLSPGVYRHYFNLFLPPIDILGSFAKAMLFAVVVTLVHCFYGYYASGGPAGVGQAAGRAIRVSIIAVVVLNLILSLIFWGGSDTARIVG
- a CDS encoding MCE family protein — protein: MTGAPRSRGSRALVALGVTAVFALLVTTAVRWAYGAYDDGYQLVGTFEHAGQGLIPGSDVKYRGVNVGEVDSITLVDRQAEIRFTLDPDFRLPEGAEIVVRPKTIFGEKFLDITFPEGSDGPFLEDGDVVTNTGAATEVEDLFAAAQPLLEALDEQELAELIASLSRTADGLGDDIAAGWESGAAATAMFNETLDAQLTALGSAADFQASIRTIGGDLNDIAAHNNLALPAFNRARADFERALASLRDFGDHFADLVQATRPDIDRILVSGDNVVRVLVAHEDDISDVVEGLANYVMAFGGGLSAERLPDGSGFAYFKNFVYLDAISDVLCTALAETPAQFSAFRDAVLALGGPIDCSGYFSSTGSPLPPLIPEGERPAAAQQLSDDLYSLASVRDQSAPVPVDTLVDRVLAAAGIPTEGSGRP